GAGTTCTCGCGGGCCGCCTGCGAGGCCCTGCGTCAACCTCTGGAGGAGGGTGAGGTCACGGTCTCGCGGGCCATGACCAGCGTCCGCTTCCCGGCCCGCTTCGCGCTGGTCGCGGCGGCCAACCCGTGCCCCTGCGGGCACCTGGGGGACAGCCGGTTCGCCTGCCGGTGCAGCCTGTATGACCTGCACCGCTACGCCAGCCGGCTCTCCGGGCCGTTGCTGGACCGCATCGACCTGTACGTCCAGGCCGAACGGCTCACCGCCGACGAGCTGACCGGCGCGGCCGACGCCGAGCCGACCGCACAGGTGCGGGCCCGAGTGCTGGCCGCCCGCTCGGTCCAGCGGCGCCGCCAGGGCGCCGAGAACGGCCGCCTGGCCTCGGCCGACCTGGCCGCCCACTGCCAGGTCGGGCCGGCCGCCCGCCGCACCCTGATGACCGCCGTCGACCGCCTCGGCCTCAGCGCCCGCGGGTTCCACCGTGCCCTCCGCGTCGCCCGGACGATCGCCGACCTCGCCGGTTCCGACCTGGTCGAGGACCAGCACGTCCGGGAGGCCCTCGGCCTCCGCCACCTCCCGATCATCGGCGACCGGGAGGCGCAGCACGTATGACGCCGCCCGCCTGGAGCGTTCGGTGGACTGACCGCCGGGAACCGGCCGGCTGGTGGTGTCCGCGTGGCTGAGGGGGAGGGTCGGCCGGCGTGGTGGACTCCCCGGGCGGGGGAGCGCGAGGTGCTGCTCTCGCTGGCCGCGACCCCGGGGCCGTTGCCGGCGGCGGTGGCGACCCGGCTGGCCGAGGGCAGGGACCCGGCGAGCCTGCTGCGTGCCCACAGCCCCGAGCCCGGTGTCGCGGCCGCGCGGCTCGCCGCCCTCGGCCTGCGGCTCCTGGTACCCGGCGACGACGGCTGGCCGCTGGCGGCGACGCCACCCGACCCACCCTGCGCCTGGCTCTTCATCGCCGGGCCGGCCCCGCCCGGGGCGGCCACGTCGGTCGCGGTCGTGGGCGGCCGCCGGGCCTCGCCGCTGCGGCGGGCCGCCGCCCGCTCCATCGGCAGCGGCCTGGCCAGGGCCGGCTGGTGCGTGGTCAGCGGCGGCGCCGTCGGCGTGGACGCGGCCGCCCACGCCGGCGCCCTCGACGCCGGTGGACGCACCGTCGTCGTGCTCGGCTGCGGCCTCGACGTCCCCTATCCGCGCGCCAACACCGGCCTGTTCGCTAGAGTGCGGGACGCCGGCGGCACCCTGACGAGCGAGCACCCGCCCGCGAGCCAGCCCAGGGCGGCCCACTTCCTCCCCCGCAACCGCCTGATCGCCGCCCTGTCGGCCGCCGTGGTGGTGGTCGAGGCGGCCGAGGACTCGGGCAGCCTCTCCACGGCCAGGGCCGCCGGCAGCCGCGGCCTCGGCCACGTGCTCGTCCTCCCCGGCGCTCCCTGGGACCCGGGCGCCGCCGGCTGCAACCAGCTCATCCGCGACGGCGCCACCCTGGTCGGCAGCCTCACCGACATCCTCGAGGAGCTCGGCGCCACGGCCGGCGGCGGCGCCACCGGCGCGCCCGCGTGGCCCGGTCTCGAGGCCTCCGCCCGGGCCGTCCTGACCGCGCTGATCGACGGCCGGCTCATCAGCCCGGGTCGCCTGGCCGCCACAACCGACCTGGCTCCCGCCGCCCTGGACGCCGCCCTCCTCGACCTCGAGCTGGCCGGTCTGATCCGCCGCACCGCCGCCGGCGTCCAGGCCGTCGGCCTCCCCGGCGGTCCCGCCCCCACCCGGCGACCCGCCCCGGCACCCGAACCGCGCGGTCCTCCGGCATGAGAAGGCCACCGGGTCCCTCCCAACCACGCGAGGGTGCTTGAGCACGGCGGGTCGGGTGGGGATGATGATCCCGATGGCCGACAACCTCGACGAACGCGACCCGGTACGGCGCGGGACCCAGCGCGACCCGGAACCGGTTGCGGGTCAGGACGACCCGGACGGGCTTGCCCCCCTGGGGCGGGATGCGTTGGAGGCGTTCGTGGCCCACCTTCGTGACGAGCGGGGGCTGTCGGGGCATACGGTGGCCGCGTACCGGCGGGACCTGACGCAGTTCCTGCAGTTCGCCGGGAGGGCCGGGGTCACCGATCCGGCCGAGGTGGAGCCGCTGCTGCTGCGGCGGTTCCTGGCCCTGCAGCGCACGCGGGGGCTCGCCGCCGCGTCCATCGCGCGCAAGGGCGTGGCCCTGCGGACGGCGTTCCGGTTCTTCGCGCGCCGGGGGCTGGTTCCCGACGACCCGGCGACCGGGCTTGGGGTCCCCCGAGGGTCCAGGCGCCTTCCCGTCGTCCTCAAGCAGGGCCAGGTCGACCGGCTGCTCGCCACGCCCGACCCGGCCGACCCGGTGGGCCTGCGCGACCGGGCGATCCTCGAGCTCCTGTACGCGACCGGGATCCGGGTCGGGGAGCTGTGCGGCCTCCGCCTGGGCGACGTCGACCTGGCGGCCGACACCGTCCTGGTGCTCGGCAAGGGCGCCAAGCAGCGGATCGTGCCGTTCGGGGAGCCGGCCCGGGCCGCCCTCCTCGACTACCTCGTGAAGGGTCGCGCCGCCATGCTCCCCGGCCCGTCCCGGCCGGCCAGCGCGACCCCCGCGAGGCGGGACGGCGCCGACGACCGCGAGGCGCTGTTCTTCAACCGGCGGAGGCGGCCGATGACCCAGCGGGACGTGCGGGGGATGCTGGAACGGTACCGGGTGGCCGCCGGGGCGCCCGCCGGGACCAGCCCGCACACGCTGCGCCACAGCTACGCGACCCATCTGCTGGAGGGAGGTGCCGACCTGCGGGTCGTGCAGGAGCTGCTGGGGCACGTTGCCCTGACCACGACCCAGACCTACACCCACGTCTCGAACGATCGGCTACGCCGCGTCTACGAGCAGGCGCATCCGCGCGCCTGAGCTGACGAGGCGAGCCGGGGCGCCGACCGCCAGGCACGGCGAGCCGGGTACCCAACGCCGCCACGGCCGACACGGTCGTGGCCGGCCGGGTCTCGGTCGGCCTGCCACCGGACATCGAGCAGCCGGCCTGGTGTCTACGGCATCGTCGGCCTGATCGACGCGACCGAGCATCGCCCTCGTGGTCGTCGGGGTGGTGGCGGCCCTCGCCGTCGCCGTCCTGCTCGACGCGCCGACGTCGGTGTTCCTGGTCGTCGCCCTGGTGATCGCGTTCTCGTTCCTCACGATGTGCTCCAGCCGGGGCCGCAGGCGCCGAGCGCGAGCAGGCCGGGCCGCCGGCCGACGAAGCCATCCACAGTTTCGTGAACCACGGCCCGCTGGCCGATCCCGCCGGGTAGCGTCGGCCCAGTCGGAACGACGCCGTCGCGGTCACGCCCTGGCGTCCTGAGGAGCCTGGAGTCCCGGATGTCGACGACCTGCCCCGAGCCGGCGGGAAGGCCTTGGCCGGGCTGGGCGCCGTTCCTCCTGGCCCTCCTCTTGACGGTCGGGGCGTTGGCGCCCGTCGCCGCGCCCGCCGCGGTGGCCGAGCGTCCCCCCCCGCCGCCGCCGACGCCGGGGCCGCCGACCGCGGCGCCGGATCGCCCTCGGGTGCCGCCGCTGTGGATGCCGTTGGCCGGCTCGGTGGTGCGGGGGTTCGACGCGCGTGCCGGGCCCTACGGTCCCGGGCACCGGGGGATCGACGTCGCCGCCTCCGTTGGGGAGGTGGTGCGGGCGCCGGCGGCCGGGGAGGTCGTGTTCGCCGGCCCGGTCGCGGGGACCACCTGGGTCAGCGTCCGGGTCGCGGCGGGGGTCGTGGTGACCGTCGGCCCGCTGCTGGACGAGGTGGCGCCCGGGGGCCGGGTTCGAGCCAGAGCCCCGCTCGGGCGGGTCGGCCCAGGGCACGGGCCTGGTCCGGTCGGCGGAGCGCAGACCCTGCACCTGAGCGTGCGGGTGGACGGGGAGTACCTGGATCCCCTGGCCTACCTGGTCGACCGGCCCAGGCCCCGGCTCGCCCCATTGCCGGCGCCTGGTGCGCTGCCCAGCCCCTGACCAGCACTGGGCTGGCAGGGGCGGGCCGGTGGGGCGGGAGCTGGGGGGCTTGTGCTATCGTCCGCCGCGGGCCCGGGAGTCCGGGCTACAACGCACGCCCGTCGACGGGACTCGACGGTGCCCGCTCCGGGGAACCCGAGCGGGTCGAGGACCCGGAACCCCCACGATCCGACGACTGTGGGAGCACAGCGGGCGGAGGCCGAACCGGAACGGCAGGGAGGAACAGGCGTGGCAGTCGTCACCATGCGCCAGCTGCTCGAAGCTGGCGTCCACTTCGGGCACCAGACCCGGCGCTGGAACCCGAAGATGAAGCGCTTCATCTACGGCGAGCGCAACGGCATCTACATCATCGACCTGCAGAAGACCAGCGCCGCCATCGAGTCGACCTACGGGTTCCTGCGCGACACGGTGGCCAGGGGCGGCAACGTGCTGTTCGTCGGCACCAAGAAGCAGGCCCAGGAGTCGATCAAGACCCAGGCCGAGCGGGTCGGGATGCCGTACGTGAACTTCCGCTGGCTGGGCGGGATGCTGACCAACTTCGCCACCATCTACAAGCGGCTCCAGCGGCTCAAGGAGCTGGAGGCGATGGTGGCCACCGGCGCGACCGACGTGCTGCCCAAGAAGGAGGTCCTGCGGCTCGCGCACGAGCGCGA
This is a stretch of genomic DNA from Actinomycetota bacterium. It encodes these proteins:
- the dprA gene encoding DNA-processing protein DprA, with the protein product MAEGEGRPAWWTPRAGEREVLLSLAATPGPLPAAVATRLAEGRDPASLLRAHSPEPGVAAARLAALGLRLLVPGDDGWPLAATPPDPPCAWLFIAGPAPPGAATSVAVVGGRRASPLRRAAARSIGSGLARAGWCVVSGGAVGVDAAAHAGALDAGGRTVVVLGCGLDVPYPRANTGLFARVRDAGGTLTSEHPPASQPRAAHFLPRNRLIAALSAAVVVVEAAEDSGSLSTARAAGSRGLGHVLVLPGAPWDPGAAGCNQLIRDGATLVGSLTDILEELGATAGGGATGAPAWPGLEASARAVLTALIDGRLISPGRLAATTDLAPAALDAALLDLELAGLIRRTAAGVQAVGLPGGPAPTRRPAPAPEPRGPPA
- a CDS encoding tyrosine recombinase XerC — encoded protein: MADNLDERDPVRRGTQRDPEPVAGQDDPDGLAPLGRDALEAFVAHLRDERGLSGHTVAAYRRDLTQFLQFAGRAGVTDPAEVEPLLLRRFLALQRTRGLAAASIARKGVALRTAFRFFARRGLVPDDPATGLGVPRGSRRLPVVLKQGQVDRLLATPDPADPVGLRDRAILELLYATGIRVGELCGLRLGDVDLAADTVLVLGKGAKQRIVPFGEPARAALLDYLVKGRAAMLPGPSRPASATPARRDGADDREALFFNRRRRPMTQRDVRGMLERYRVAAGAPAGTSPHTLRHSYATHLLEGGADLRVVQELLGHVALTTTQTYTHVSNDRLRRVYEQAHPRA
- a CDS encoding M23 family metallopeptidase gives rise to the protein MSTTCPEPAGRPWPGWAPFLLALLLTVGALAPVAAPAAVAERPPPPPPTPGPPTAAPDRPRVPPLWMPLAGSVVRGFDARAGPYGPGHRGIDVAASVGEVVRAPAAGEVVFAGPVAGTTWVSVRVAAGVVVTVGPLLDEVAPGGRVRARAPLGRVGPGHGPGPVGGAQTLHLSVRVDGEYLDPLAYLVDRPRPRLAPLPAPGALPSP